One Coraliomargarita parva DNA segment encodes these proteins:
- a CDS encoding urea amidolyase associated protein UAAP2 — protein MTTESKLSPETAAYREVIPAGEFWLHEIKKGQTLRILDLEGNQAADTLFYDAHNPENRYSASDTIQRQAALYLTSGTELISTEGDILLRITADTCGRHDTLGGACSRESNTMRYAHEKEHMHACRDSFICGIQHWGPDLGKRDITCNINFFMNVPVTPEGKLTFEDGISAPGRYVEMVAERDVMCLISNCPQLNNPCNAYNPTPVEALIWD, from the coding sequence ATGACAACCGAAAGCAAACTATCCCCAGAAACCGCGGCTTACCGCGAAGTGATTCCCGCAGGTGAGTTCTGGCTCCATGAAATCAAGAAGGGGCAAACCTTGCGAATCCTCGACCTTGAGGGCAACCAGGCGGCCGACACGCTGTTCTACGATGCGCACAATCCGGAAAACCGCTACAGCGCATCCGACACCATTCAACGGCAGGCGGCACTTTACCTGACGTCCGGGACGGAACTGATCTCCACCGAAGGCGACATCCTCCTTCGGATTACGGCCGATACCTGCGGACGCCATGACACCTTGGGCGGGGCTTGTTCACGTGAGAGCAATACCATGCGTTATGCGCATGAGAAGGAGCACATGCACGCCTGCCGCGACAGTTTCATCTGCGGTATCCAGCACTGGGGGCCGGATCTCGGCAAGCGTGACATTACCTGCAACATCAACTTCTTCATGAATGTGCCGGTGACTCCCGAAGGTAAGCTGACCTTCGAGGACGGTATTTCCGCACCCGGACGCTATGTGGAGATGGTGGCCGAGCGGGATGTCATGTGCCTGATCTCGAACTGCCCGCAACTCAACAATCCCTGCAACGCCTACAACCCGACACCCGTCGAAGCGCTCATCTGGGATTAA
- a CDS encoding AbrB/MazE/SpoVT family DNA-binding domain-containing protein — translation MPIKTKVRKIGNSYGIVLPKEALQALKVEEGAELYLTEAPNNTLNINPERPGFDEIMRVAEEGMQRYRNTMRELAK, via the coding sequence ATGCCGATCAAAACCAAAGTCCGCAAAATAGGAAACTCCTACGGGATCGTCCTCCCCAAAGAAGCGCTTCAAGCACTCAAGGTTGAAGAAGGCGCGGAGCTTTACCTGACAGAGGCCCCAAACAACACGCTGAACATCAATCCGGAACGGCCTGGTTTCGATGAAATCATGCGCGTGGCGGAAGAAGGCATGCAAAGGTATCGCAATACCATGCGGGAACTGGCCAAATGA
- the uca gene encoding urea carboxylase, whose protein sequence is MFSKVLIANRGEIACRIIRTLDALGVASVAVYSEADRDAPHVAMAGESFCLGAAPVSESYLKIDKILEVAKSTGAQAVHPGYGLLSENAAFADACETAGIAFIGPTPQQMLDFGLKHEARRLAEENQVPLLPGSPLLKDLEEAKVVAARIGYPVMLKSTAGGGGIGMQVCPDEATLVNAYERVERLSQSHFGQGGIFLEKFVVHARHLEVQIFGDGQGNVVSLGVRDCSTQRRNQKVIEETPPANVPASVLEELQSSARRLAQAVQYRSAGTVEFIYDNDSREFYFLEVNTRLQVEHGVTELVTGVDLVSWMVQLASGDMTLSPEQNEVPQQGHAIQARLYAEDPNKDFQPSSGLLTRVVFPSEVRCDHWVSSGTEVSPYYDPLLAKVQVHNTTREHAIELMTQALSETRLDGIETNLRYVRSVVASDVFVQGEMVTKSLAGHKYEPRSFEILRSGTMTTVQDYPGRIGYWEVGVPPSGPMDSLSLRLGNRLLGNAPDAAGLEITATGPRIQFYTTCTAVLTGAHMDATLDGESVDFYKPFEIPAGSILDIGKTHGAGVRSYLCILGGIDVPQYLGSRSTFTLGQFGGHGGRALRLADVLHLGDEPEGIEAEALAEADQPELTHAWEIAVLYGPHGAPDFFTEGDVKMFFTTDWEVHYNSARTGVRLIGPKPEWARSDGGEAGLHPSNLHDNAYAIGAIDFTGDMPVILGPDGPSLGGFVCPATIIDCELWKMGQLKPGDTVRFRCVSREEAETLRNRYEEYLAGEGQDATIVRPLKSDDSAYIPEEDELILHDSGEGASRLVVRQAGDAYVLAEVGPMLLDFKLRFHIHVLYEALKKERFAAIEDLTPGIRSLQVHFNPGQVSAESIAAWIAVVNAKLPPLEDITVPSRIVHLPLSWDDPSTREAIQKYMQSVRPDAPWCPDNIEFIRRINGLDTIDEVFDVVFNARYVVLGLGDVYLGAPVATPLDPRHRLVTTKYNPARTWTPENAVGIGGAYMCVYGMEGPGGYQFVGRTIQMWNRYKSTPSFEPGKPWLLRFFDQIKFYPVGGEELLQMRHDCPQGRFNPKIEEGHFSLSEYEAFLAANDTSIKEFKHKQQAAFDAERARWKAAGLEAYVDEPDGAVGDVEFELPEGSEPVESPVAGSVWKTLVSEEGREVKAGETLAVLESMKMEINLDAPVSGILSTCLCKEGQGVAPGQVLFAITPKS, encoded by the coding sequence ATGTTTTCCAAAGTCCTTATTGCCAATCGCGGTGAGATTGCATGCCGCATCATCCGCACCCTGGACGCGTTGGGCGTCGCTTCGGTTGCGGTCTATTCGGAGGCCGACCGCGATGCGCCCCATGTCGCCATGGCCGGTGAGAGCTTCTGTCTTGGGGCGGCGCCCGTCAGTGAAAGCTACCTGAAGATCGACAAGATTCTCGAAGTAGCGAAATCCACAGGTGCCCAAGCGGTTCATCCCGGCTATGGTCTTCTCAGTGAGAATGCCGCCTTCGCCGACGCCTGTGAAACAGCTGGCATCGCATTCATCGGACCGACTCCACAACAGATGTTGGACTTTGGCCTGAAGCACGAGGCACGTCGATTGGCCGAGGAAAATCAAGTGCCGCTGCTGCCGGGAAGTCCGCTGTTGAAGGACCTTGAAGAAGCAAAGGTGGTGGCTGCCAGGATCGGTTACCCGGTGATGTTGAAAAGCACCGCTGGCGGCGGTGGTATTGGAATGCAGGTCTGTCCGGATGAGGCGACCTTGGTCAATGCCTACGAGCGGGTCGAGCGCCTGAGCCAAAGCCACTTCGGCCAAGGTGGCATCTTCCTGGAAAAATTCGTGGTGCATGCGCGTCACCTGGAGGTGCAGATTTTCGGAGACGGCCAAGGGAATGTGGTTTCCCTAGGCGTACGCGATTGTTCGACCCAGCGCCGCAACCAGAAAGTCATTGAAGAAACCCCGCCCGCCAATGTACCGGCATCAGTCTTGGAGGAACTGCAAAGCTCCGCGCGTCGTCTGGCCCAAGCGGTGCAATACCGTTCCGCGGGGACCGTCGAATTTATCTACGACAACGACAGCCGTGAGTTCTACTTCCTCGAAGTGAACACCCGTCTACAGGTAGAGCATGGTGTTACGGAGCTCGTCACTGGTGTCGATCTGGTGAGCTGGATGGTGCAGCTTGCGTCGGGTGACATGACTTTGTCCCCGGAGCAAAATGAGGTGCCGCAACAAGGACATGCGATCCAAGCGCGTCTGTATGCGGAAGATCCGAACAAGGACTTTCAACCGTCGAGTGGCTTGCTCACCCGAGTTGTTTTCCCGAGCGAAGTTCGCTGTGACCACTGGGTGAGCTCCGGCACGGAAGTGAGCCCGTATTACGATCCTTTGCTGGCGAAAGTCCAGGTGCACAACACGACCCGCGAACATGCGATCGAGTTGATGACTCAGGCGCTCTCGGAGACCCGGCTGGATGGGATTGAGACGAACCTGCGCTACGTGCGTTCGGTCGTGGCTTCGGATGTCTTTGTTCAAGGGGAGATGGTGACGAAATCCCTCGCCGGCCATAAATACGAGCCGCGCAGTTTTGAGATTTTGCGTTCCGGCACAATGACGACTGTCCAAGACTACCCGGGGCGTATCGGCTATTGGGAAGTGGGCGTGCCGCCATCGGGTCCGATGGATTCGCTCTCCCTTCGCCTGGGGAACCGCCTGTTGGGCAACGCACCTGATGCGGCCGGATTGGAAATTACCGCGACAGGCCCACGTATTCAATTCTACACTACATGCACTGCGGTTCTGACCGGTGCGCACATGGATGCCACGCTAGACGGCGAATCGGTGGATTTCTACAAGCCGTTCGAAATTCCGGCCGGCAGCATTCTGGATATAGGCAAGACACATGGAGCAGGAGTGCGCAGTTACCTGTGTATTCTTGGTGGAATCGACGTACCGCAGTATCTTGGCAGCCGGTCCACCTTTACCTTGGGGCAGTTCGGTGGTCACGGTGGGCGTGCCTTGCGACTGGCGGATGTCTTGCACCTCGGGGACGAACCCGAAGGCATCGAAGCCGAGGCATTGGCTGAAGCGGACCAACCCGAGTTGACACACGCCTGGGAGATTGCCGTTCTTTACGGACCGCATGGTGCGCCCGATTTCTTCACCGAAGGTGATGTCAAAATGTTTTTCACGACCGATTGGGAGGTGCACTACAATTCGGCGCGCACGGGCGTTCGCTTGATTGGCCCGAAGCCTGAGTGGGCCCGATCCGATGGCGGTGAGGCGGGCTTGCACCCCTCGAATTTGCATGACAATGCCTACGCAATCGGCGCGATCGACTTTACCGGCGACATGCCGGTGATTCTGGGTCCGGATGGGCCGAGCTTGGGTGGTTTCGTTTGTCCGGCTACGATCATTGACTGCGAGCTCTGGAAGATGGGGCAGTTGAAGCCGGGTGATACGGTCCGTTTCCGTTGCGTCAGCCGCGAAGAAGCGGAGACCTTGCGCAATCGTTACGAAGAGTACCTGGCTGGTGAAGGGCAGGATGCTACGATCGTGCGTCCGCTTAAGTCGGATGACAGCGCTTATATCCCGGAAGAGGATGAGCTCATCCTGCATGATTCAGGGGAGGGGGCCTCGCGACTGGTGGTCCGGCAGGCCGGTGATGCCTATGTGCTTGCGGAGGTCGGCCCCATGTTGCTCGATTTCAAGTTGCGCTTCCACATCCACGTGCTTTACGAAGCGCTGAAAAAGGAACGGTTCGCCGCGATTGAAGACCTGACGCCCGGCATCCGTTCGCTGCAGGTGCATTTCAATCCAGGGCAAGTCAGCGCAGAATCGATTGCGGCATGGATCGCCGTGGTCAATGCAAAGCTGCCACCGCTGGAGGATATCACCGTACCCTCGCGCATCGTGCATCTGCCGCTTTCATGGGACGACCCTTCGACCCGGGAGGCGATCCAGAAGTATATGCAATCCGTGCGGCCGGATGCGCCCTGGTGTCCGGACAATATCGAGTTCATACGGCGTATCAATGGATTGGATACAATAGACGAAGTGTTCGACGTGGTTTTCAACGCGCGTTATGTGGTGCTGGGCCTGGGCGACGTTTATCTCGGCGCGCCGGTGGCGACCCCGCTCGATCCGAGGCACCGGTTGGTTACTACCAAATACAACCCGGCACGTACTTGGACACCAGAGAATGCGGTCGGCATCGGTGGAGCTTACATGTGCGTCTACGGGATGGAAGGTCCCGGAGGTTACCAGTTTGTCGGACGAACGATCCAGATGTGGAACCGCTACAAATCGACGCCTTCGTTCGAACCGGGCAAGCCCTGGCTGCTGCGTTTCTTCGACCAGATCAAGTTCTATCCGGTTGGCGGCGAAGAGTTGCTGCAGATGCGCCATGATTGCCCGCAGGGCCGGTTCAACCCGAAGATCGAAGAAGGTCACTTCAGCTTGAGCGAATACGAGGCCTTTCTGGCCGCCAATGATACGAGCATCAAGGAGTTCAAGCATAAGCAGCAAGCCGCCTTTGATGCGGAACGGGCCCGCTGGAAAGCCGCCGGTCTTGAAGCCTATGTTGACGAACCGGATGGTGCGGTCGGCGATGTCGAATTCGAGTTGCCGGAAGGCAGTGAGCCGGTGGAAAGCCCGGTGGCCGGCAGTGTCTGGAAAACACTCGTCTCCGAAGAAGGCCGCGAAGTGAAGGCCGGAGAGACACTGGCCGTTCTCGAATCCATGAAGATGGAGATCAATCTCGACGCGCCGGTATCCGGTATTCTCAGCACATGTCTCTGTAAGGAAGGCCAGGGTGTTGCGCCCGGTCAGGTTCTGTTTGCGATCACACCAAAATCATGA
- a CDS encoding type II toxin-antitoxin system death-on-curing family toxin — protein MNEPNWLSPEAIHTIHSLSIARFGGGDGLRDASALDTSINRPLQHFSYADPAPSIFELAAVYCSGIVKSHPFIDGNKRTGFMAAYTFLGINGYQLIATEEDAALQILALADSRLSDEALTAWLELHCRPRD, from the coding sequence ATGAACGAGCCAAACTGGTTGAGCCCAGAAGCAATCCACACGATCCACAGCCTTTCAATTGCTCGCTTTGGAGGTGGTGATGGACTGAGAGATGCATCCGCACTGGACACTTCAATCAATCGACCGCTACAGCATTTCAGCTACGCAGATCCCGCACCAAGCATCTTCGAACTTGCTGCAGTCTACTGCTCTGGAATCGTTAAAAGTCACCCCTTTATTGACGGCAATAAGCGAACCGGATTCATGGCTGCCTATACTTTTCTCGGTATCAACGGCTATCAACTAATCGCCACCGAGGAAGACGCCGCCCTCCAGATCCTTGCACTAGCTGACAGTCGATTGAGCGACGAAGCACTTACTGCCTGGCTTGAGCTTCATTGCCGACCACGCGATTAG
- the atzF gene encoding allophanate hydrolase: MTSTCSLDIGTLRKAYLCGALNPRELMRCIRTRIEDVANPGIWIHQLSEAELEPYLEKLEGSDPKDLPLYGIPFAIKDNIDLAGVPTTAACPAYAYTPEESAPVVENLIQAGAIPVGKTNLDQFATGLVGVRSPYPIPRNPIAPDRVPGGSSSGSAVSLSEGLVSFSLGTDTAGSGRVPAAFNKLWGLKPSCGRLSTNGVVPACRTLDCVSIFAWNAADCSSVLKAAEGYDVSDPYSRPLKSESLPQTNKLGVPRPEQLMFFGDAGYESAWLKRLEALKAKGWELVEVDFEPFLSAARLLYEGPWVSERYTALEEFLKTNADDFFPATRTIIAGGADHSARDAFAAAYKLAALKRESEARWEGVTAIVTPTAGGFPTLAEMDADPIGPNSKLGYYTNFMNLFDLCAVATPAGESESGLPFGITWIAPRDRDAALLKIAAEGPGDGPLGTTDPTIGTISILLFGAHMSGLPLNSQVIELGGKLLGEVKTAAKYRMVYLPEPAPHRPGIYRVDSDGSTIAAEEWCFPKASLGQFLATIHQPLGLGEIELEDGRKVHGFLCEATVGQQAEDISGYRSWRGFLQNR, from the coding sequence ATGACCTCTACCTGCTCTCTAGATATCGGAACACTCCGTAAAGCCTACTTGTGCGGTGCGCTGAATCCGCGCGAGCTGATGCGTTGCATCCGCACACGAATTGAGGACGTGGCAAATCCCGGAATCTGGATTCATCAACTCAGCGAAGCCGAGTTGGAGCCGTATCTGGAAAAGTTGGAGGGCTCGGATCCGAAAGATCTGCCGCTTTACGGTATTCCCTTCGCGATCAAGGACAATATCGATTTGGCGGGCGTGCCCACGACCGCGGCTTGTCCGGCCTACGCCTACACTCCGGAGGAGTCGGCACCTGTAGTGGAAAACCTCATACAGGCGGGTGCGATTCCCGTCGGTAAAACCAATCTGGACCAGTTTGCCACGGGCTTGGTGGGGGTGCGCTCGCCTTATCCGATCCCGCGCAACCCGATCGCGCCGGATCGCGTGCCGGGAGGATCGAGCAGCGGTTCAGCCGTCTCGCTTTCGGAGGGACTGGTCAGTTTTTCACTCGGCACGGACACCGCGGGATCCGGACGTGTGCCGGCCGCTTTCAACAAGCTCTGGGGACTTAAGCCGAGCTGCGGGCGCTTGAGCACAAACGGCGTGGTGCCTGCCTGCCGCACGCTCGATTGCGTTTCCATCTTTGCCTGGAATGCAGCGGACTGTTCGAGTGTTTTGAAGGCCGCCGAAGGCTACGACGTCTCGGACCCTTACTCGCGTCCGCTGAAGAGCGAATCCTTACCGCAGACGAACAAACTCGGCGTGCCCAGACCGGAGCAGTTGATGTTCTTCGGCGATGCCGGTTATGAGTCTGCCTGGCTGAAGAGGTTGGAAGCATTGAAGGCGAAGGGATGGGAATTGGTCGAAGTCGACTTTGAGCCCTTCCTGAGTGCGGCTCGCTTGCTCTACGAGGGTCCCTGGGTCTCGGAGCGTTACACCGCTCTGGAGGAATTCCTGAAAACAAATGCGGACGACTTCTTTCCGGCCACGCGTACGATCATCGCTGGCGGGGCGGACCATTCGGCACGCGACGCTTTTGCCGCGGCCTATAAGTTGGCGGCGCTGAAACGGGAAAGCGAAGCACGCTGGGAAGGTGTGACGGCCATTGTTACGCCGACGGCCGGCGGTTTTCCGACTTTGGCGGAGATGGATGCGGATCCGATCGGCCCCAATTCGAAGCTCGGTTACTACACCAACTTCATGAACCTGTTCGACCTCTGCGCTGTGGCGACTCCGGCGGGCGAAAGCGAGTCCGGCTTGCCCTTCGGCATCACATGGATCGCGCCGCGTGACCGCGATGCGGCCTTGTTGAAGATCGCCGCAGAGGGACCGGGTGACGGTCCGTTGGGGACAACGGACCCTACCATAGGTACAATCTCGATTCTGCTCTTTGGGGCGCACATGAGTGGTCTGCCTTTAAACTCTCAAGTGATTGAGCTTGGAGGCAAGCTACTCGGCGAGGTGAAGACCGCAGCCAAATACCGCATGGTTTACCTGCCGGAACCCGCGCCCCATCGGCCCGGCATCTACCGGGTGGATTCGGACGGCAGTACGATTGCCGCCGAGGAATGGTGTTTCCCGAAAGCTTCGCTGGGTCAATTTCTTGCAACAATCCACCAGCCGCTTGGGCTCGGCGAGATCGAGTTGGAAGACGGCCGCAAGGTGCACGGCTTCCTCTGTGAGGCGACTGTTGGACAGCAGGCGGAGGATATTTCCGGTTATCGCAGCTGGCGTGGGTTCTTGCAGAACCGCTAA
- a CDS encoding urea amidolyase associated protein UAAP1, protein MNTIYETTLHGATMWSKVIGRGKTLRMTDLEGKANVGMLLYNALEKQERYNMPDTLKGQHIFYLTAPFCVHSDMGRLFCSITEDTAGWHDTVCGCSDAALVEKKYGSKPYQEARNECYRDAKRAFLIELAKWGLGKRDLVPNLNWFSKVVSDESGKLSYVTGATKPGSYVDLRFELDTLVVLNTCQHPLDPNPEYDPGHVKLEVFKTEAPTAEDPCFQSRPENLRAFENTKTYNDLRF, encoded by the coding sequence ATGAATACGATCTACGAGACAACACTCCATGGAGCCACCATGTGGTCCAAGGTTATCGGCCGGGGCAAGACGCTCCGGATGACGGACTTGGAAGGCAAAGCCAACGTCGGCATGCTGCTTTACAACGCATTGGAAAAGCAGGAGCGCTACAACATGCCGGATACGCTGAAGGGGCAGCATATCTTCTACCTGACTGCGCCGTTCTGTGTGCACTCGGACATGGGACGACTCTTCTGTTCGATCACTGAGGACACGGCGGGTTGGCACGACACGGTTTGCGGATGCTCGGATGCGGCACTCGTCGAAAAGAAATACGGCAGCAAGCCTTACCAGGAGGCGCGCAACGAATGCTACCGCGACGCGAAGCGGGCCTTTCTGATCGAACTGGCCAAATGGGGGCTGGGGAAGCGTGACCTGGTGCCGAACCTGAATTGGTTTTCCAAGGTGGTTTCCGACGAGTCGGGCAAGCTCAGTTATGTGACGGGTGCCACGAAGCCGGGCAGTTACGTCGACCTTCGTTTCGAGCTGGACACACTGGTTGTGCTGAACACCTGCCAGCATCCACTCGACCCGAATCCGGAATACGACCCGGGGCATGTCAAACTCGAGGTCTTCAAGACGGAGGCACCGACGGCGGAGGATCCTTGTTTCCAGTCGCGTCCGGAAAATCTCCGGGCATTCGAGAACACGAAAACCTACAACGATTTGAGATTTTAA